The following is a genomic window from Pedobacter sp. KBS0701.
TAACAACCTGCCCTCATATTTGATGGTGATTTTAGTATTGCTGGGATAAGTAAAAGAACCAGTACCTGGTTTAATGATTTGATAATATAGACCAGAGTTATCTCTAACGGCATTGATATTATTTTGTTTGATGAAATCGGTAATCTGTTTTTCAGGATCCTCATCTTTTTTACAAGATGAAACTGCAGCTACACATAAAAAGAGTATGGTGAGGAATCTAAATTTAATCATGTGCGAAAATAGGATTTTAATATCATAAAGGTAAGGACTTATTATTTTTTCAACTTCTGTCATGCTGAGGCACGAAGCATCTGCACCCGATGAAACAGATGCTTCGTGCCTCAGCATGACAGCATGTTATGAACTCCTGCCAGAAAAGAATAACGTTTTATTTAAGGTTGAAAATTAGTTAATAAAATTAAAAAGGGTTTAAGTTTTAGGTTATGCACCCAATCCTTAAACCCTGCGCCTTTCAGCCTTCTACCTTAAAAAATATACTTATTTGCCTCAATAAGCTGTTGTGCAACTCTTTGACGGGCCTCTTTAACATTAAACGGCTCCACTTTTGTAAAACGGCGCAAGCCAACCAACATCATGCGTTGCTCATCTCCTTCTGCGAAAGCCCAAAGTGCTTCTTTACCTGCTTTGGTTATGCCATCTACGGCTTCTACCAAATAAATCCGTAGTAAATCCAGCTGACCTGCAGACGCTGCTTCACCTCGTGTATTCACCAGTTTTTCTGTTCTCAGCAAAGCCGACTCAAGCACGTAAACATAACTGGCCATGTCGGCAATGTTCATTAAAATTTCCTGTTCTTTGCTTAAGGTCATCATCAATTTCTGAACCGCAGCGCCAGCCACCATTAAAGTTGCTTTTTTCAAATTAGAGAGTACCTTTTTCTCTGCAGCAAACAAGGTGGTATCTTCTTCACCAAAATCAGGAATGCTCATCAATTCAGCTGCAACCGCAGTAGCTGGCGTCATTAAATCCAATTCACCTTTCATGGCGCGCTTTAGCATCATATCAACGGTCAACAGTCGATTAATTTCGTTTGTACCTTCAAAAATCCGGTTGATACGGGCATCCCGGTAGGCCCTATCCATTGGTGCATCGGCACTAAAGCCCATACCCCCGTAAATCTGCACACCTTCATCTACCGTATAATCTAAAGCTTCAGAACCCCATACTTTTAAAATGGCACACTCTACCGCGAATTGCTCAACAGATTTCAGCCTGGCTTTACCAGATTCCATTCCACCTGCAACCAGTTGATCATAAGTATCATCAATATTCTGTCCGGCACGATAGTTTGCCGAATCAACAGCATAAAGTTTAGCAGCAATTTCTGCAATTTTGAAACGGATAGCACCGTATTTAGAAATTGGACGACCAAACTGGATCCGTTCGTTCGAATAATTAATCGCCGTATTTAAAGTTGCTTTTGAAGCACCGATAGCAGCCGCAGATAATTTGATACGGCCAATGTTTAAAATATTTACCGCGATTTTAAAACCATTTTCCCTATCGCTCAACATATTCTCAACTGGTACCGGACAGTCGTTAAAGAAAACCTGACGGGTTGAAGAACCTTTAATACCCATTTTATGCTCTTCAGGATTCATGGTAATACCACCGAAATCTTTCTCCACAATAAATGCGGTTAAGTTCTTATCATCGTCTATTTTGGCAAACACAATGAAAATATCAGCAAAACCACCGTTTGTGATCCACATTTTCTGACCATTGATGATATAATGTTTACCATCCTCGCTTAGTTTTGCCTTTGTTTTACCAGAGTTTGCATCTGAACCTGAATTTGGCTCCGTTAAACAGTAAGCGGCTTTCCATTCGCCCGAACCAAGTTTAGGGATATATTTTGCTTTCTGTTCTTCATTACCATAGTATAGAATCGGTAAAGTACCTATCCCTGTATGTGCGGAAAGTGCGACAGCAAAAGAGTGTCCGGCA
Proteins encoded in this region:
- a CDS encoding FKBP-type peptidyl-prolyl cis-trans isomerase, with product MLRHEASVSSGADASCLSMTEVEKIISPYLYDIKILFSHMIKFRFLTILFLCVAAVSSCKKDEDPEKQITDFIKQNNINAVRDNSGLYYQIIKPGTGSFTYPSNTKITIKYEGRLLNGNVFDNGGGKEQTFNLAELIQGWRIGIPKIQKGGEIRLIVPPSLGYGSGAVGSIPGNSVLDFTIQLSNTQ
- a CDS encoding acyl-CoA dehydrogenase family protein, which encodes METTEKKTIKGGEFLIKDTTYQEVFIPEEFDEEQQMIAQTCRDFLAAEVYPNLDKIDKQEDPELMPTLLTKAGELGILGVSVPEEYEGFGKNFNTSMLVADVVGAGHSFAVALSAHTGIGTLPILYYGNEEQKAKYIPKLGSGEWKAAYCLTEPNSGSDANSGKTKAKLSEDGKHYIINGQKMWITNGGFADIFIVFAKIDDDKNLTAFIVEKDFGGITMNPEEHKMGIKGSSTRQVFFNDCPVPVENMLSDRENGFKIAVNILNIGRIKLSAAAIGASKATLNTAINYSNERIQFGRPISKYGAIRFKIAEIAAKLYAVDSANYRAGQNIDDTYDQLVAGGMESGKARLKSVEQFAVECAILKVWGSEALDYTVDEGVQIYGGMGFSADAPMDRAYRDARINRIFEGTNEINRLLTVDMMLKRAMKGELDLMTPATAVAAELMSIPDFGEEDTTLFAAEKKVLSNLKKATLMVAGAAVQKLMMTLSKEQEILMNIADMASYVYVLESALLRTEKLVNTRGEAASAGQLDLLRIYLVEAVDGITKAGKEALWAFAEGDEQRMMLVGLRRFTKVEPFNVKEARQRVAQQLIEANKYIF